A window from Telopea speciosissima isolate NSW1024214 ecotype Mountain lineage chromosome 8, Tspe_v1, whole genome shotgun sequence encodes these proteins:
- the LOC122672185 gene encoding uncharacterized protein LOC122672185 — protein MAINTKVDMLSQKLDCLLSIGQIPRQTNSPQTFQDVCALCSIPYHYMSDYPLAVQFPEYVQEQAQAAQSFSKLGNDPFSNTYIPSWRNHLNFGWKQPNGFQTPPNKKKFSNQQNIYRDPQQPLPPSQLSSSIEEKVLRTLKGLDQNIQLLHSHTQSLSKLETQLGQLTDAISRREEGQLPSQVIDNPNNQPSNRIFHEQAKAVMTLRSGRVFGIPKKRSLEESSEKEASPEAPQVSKDHEIEQVGEGNKTDSYIPKAPFPSCLNSPSSSLFAKKGAEMGEIMELFKQVQINLPLLGATKQVSAYAKFLKDLCTQKRKLKTHIPKTIHLTEQVSAILFNQLSPKLKDPGAPLISCTIGNISIERVLLDLRASVNLLPSSVLGLES, from the coding sequence ATGGCCATAAACACTAAGGTGGACATGCTTTCTCAGAAGTTAGATTGTTTGTTGTCCATAGGGCAGATTCCTAGGCAAACGAACTCACCTCAAACCTTTCAGGATGTGTGCGCTCTTTGCTCCATTCCTTACCATTATATGAGTGATTATCCTTTAGCTGTGCAATTCCCTGAATATGTTCAAGAACAAGCCCAGGCTGCGCAGAGTTTCTCTAAACTAGGTAATGATCCATTTTCTAATACCTATATCCCTAGCTGGAGGAATCACCTAAACTTTGGATGGAAACAACCTAATGGCTTCCAAACTCCACCCAATAAGAAAAAATTTTCCAATCAGCAGAATATCTATAGAGACCCACAACAACCACTTCCTCCATCACAGCTTAGTTCTTCAATAGAGGAAAAAGTGTTGCGCACTTTGAAAGGGTTGGATCAGAACATTCAACTTCTCCACTCACATACTCAATCTCTCTCCAAGTTAGAAACACAATTGGGTCAACTAACTGATGCCATTAGTAGGAGAGAAGAAGGCCAACTACCAAGTCAAGTGATAGATAATCCTAATAATCAGCCTAGTAACAGAATTTTTCATGAGCAAGCTAAGGCAGTCAtgactttaaggagtggccgagTATTTGGAATCCCTAAAAAGCGCTCCCTTGAAGAGAGTTCTGAGAAAGAGGCTAGTCCTGAAGCTCCTCAAGTTTCCAAGGACCATGAGATCGAACAAGTTGGGGAGGGCAATAAAACTGATTCTTACATACCCAAAGCTCCTTTCCCCTCTTGTTTAAAttctccatcatcttctttatttgcTAAGAAGGGTGCAGAGATGGGAGAAATTATGGAACTGTTCAAACAAGTCCAGATCAACCTTCCCCTTCTTGGTGCCACTAAGCAAGTTTCAGCTTATGCTAAGTTTTTGAAAGATTTATGCACTCAAAAGCGTAAGCTGAAGACCCACATTCCCAAGACTATCCATCTTACTGAGCAAGTGAGTGCAATACTTTTCAATCAACTTTcccctaagcttaaggatcCGGGAGCCCCTCTTATAAGTTGCACCATTGGCAACATTTCCATTGAGCGAGTGCTTCTTGATTTAAGGGCAAGTGTCAACCTTTTACCTAGCTCAGTTTTGGGTTTGGAGAGTTGA